A window from Fibrobacter sp. UWB11 encodes these proteins:
- a CDS encoding beta-ketoacyl synthase N-terminal-like domain-containing protein yields MEIEKNKLASHVSRSKPVYINDFSLYCILGGDKVQVLDALKNGRRGCFTTYDVAGVQRPAATIDPATLAPVQEKKFDNRVNRLSQAALVEIEKTIQKAVEKYGANRVGIFIGSCDNGSEASMAALKCFKETGSFPEGYVLDYQRADFPAQFIAQRFGITGILSVHSTACASSASAFVSARNNLYAGHCDVAIVGGVDIASLSVILGFASLEAMSDKPTNPFSANRSGLTLGDAAVFFVVTRTPDADLCMADCKNLKVVGFGESADADHITAPRADGEGAYQAMKAALDDAGLNASQIGYVNLHGTGTELNDAMESRAVQRIFADSIGAETASVPVSSTKALTGHTLGAAGALELAFCCMALKSGNMSGAARNSDNSECASVLPAHLFDGVIDPNLPPLHLVKAGETAKNLKYCMSNSFAFGGCNVSLIVENGGV; encoded by the coding sequence ATGGAAATCGAAAAAAACAAATTGGCTAGTCACGTAAGCCGTTCAAAACCGGTGTACATTAATGATTTTAGCCTTTATTGTATTCTAGGTGGTGATAAAGTTCAAGTTCTTGATGCACTCAAGAATGGACGACGTGGTTGCTTTACCACTTACGACGTGGCTGGTGTTCAGCGCCCTGCAGCAACAATTGACCCTGCTACGCTTGCACCTGTTCAAGAGAAAAAATTTGATAATCGCGTTAATCGACTTTCTCAGGCGGCTTTGGTGGAAATTGAGAAGACCATTCAAAAAGCAGTTGAAAAATACGGTGCAAATCGCGTTGGAATTTTTATCGGTTCCTGCGACAATGGCTCCGAAGCTTCAATGGCTGCACTCAAGTGCTTTAAAGAAACAGGCTCGTTCCCGGAAGGCTATGTTCTCGATTACCAGCGAGCCGATTTTCCGGCGCAATTTATTGCGCAGCGCTTTGGAATCACGGGAATACTTTCTGTGCATTCGACAGCGTGTGCGTCTAGCGCGAGTGCTTTTGTCTCGGCGCGCAATAATCTTTATGCAGGCCACTGCGATGTGGCGATTGTAGGCGGTGTCGATATCGCCTCTCTCTCGGTGATTCTCGGTTTTGCATCGCTTGAGGCGATGAGCGATAAGCCGACGAATCCGTTTAGTGCAAACCGTTCCGGGCTTACACTTGGTGATGCGGCAGTATTCTTTGTGGTGACGCGAACCCCAGATGCAGATCTTTGCATGGCTGATTGCAAGAATCTTAAAGTTGTTGGCTTTGGCGAAAGTGCAGATGCCGACCATATTACGGCTCCACGTGCCGATGGGGAAGGCGCTTATCAGGCAATGAAAGCTGCGCTTGATGATGCTGGCCTTAACGCCTCTCAGATTGGTTATGTGAATTTGCATGGAACAGGAACTGAGTTGAACGATGCCATGGAAAGTCGAGCCGTCCAACGAATTTTTGCAGATTCCATCGGAGCAGAAACAGCAAGTGTCCCGGTAAGTTCAACCAAGGCCCTGACAGGACACACGCTTGGAGCCGCCGGCGCTTTGGAACTTGCATTCTGCTGCATGGCGCTTAAGAGCGGTAATATGAGCGGCGCGGCGCGTAATAGCGATAATAGCGAGTGTGCGTCTGTTCTCCCGGCGCATCTTTTCGATGGTGTTATCGATCCAAATCTTCCACCGTTGCATTTAGTAAAAGCGGGCGAGACGGCTAAGAATCTCAAATATTGCATGAGCAATTCTTTTGCCTTTGGTGGTTGTAACGTGTCCTTGATTGTCGAAAATGGTGGTGTATGA
- a CDS encoding thioester dehydrase, with translation MTEVFNTKESVSGLVPHNGKMFLLDRVRDYNLKENSITTEIDITRDNLFYEEELGGVPIWIAFEYMAQSVSALSGIHGRAKGEKPKNGFIMSVSAFKADVPVFKVGEKVVVNVIENIRMDNAVTFEGSAMVNGALAVTAKLNTVEVDDSKNSLN, from the coding sequence ATGACAGAAGTTTTTAATACAAAAGAATCGGTTAGCGGACTGGTTCCTCACAATGGCAAAATGTTTTTGCTGGACCGCGTTCGCGATTACAATTTGAAAGAAAATTCCATCACGACCGAAATTGATATTACCCGCGACAATCTGTTTTACGAAGAAGAACTTGGTGGAGTGCCTATTTGGATTGCTTTTGAATACATGGCGCAAAGTGTTTCTGCGTTGTCAGGAATCCATGGGCGCGCAAAAGGCGAAAAGCCCAAAAACGGATTTATCATGAGCGTGAGTGCTTTTAAAGCAGACGTTCCTGTTTTTAAAGTTGGTGAAAAAGTCGTTGTCAACGTGATTGAAAATATTCGTATGGATAATGCGGTTACATTTGAAGGTTCTGCAATGGTCAATGGCGCGCTTGCAGTAACCGCAAAACTCAATACTGTTGAAGTCGATGATTCTAAAAATTCTTTGAATTGA
- the fabG gene encoding 3-oxoacyl-ACP reductase FabG: MENEKSVLITGASGGIGLAIAEAVAKEGYTVVAHYNRNSASIDELAERIRANGGKIRTLQFNICDREQCKEVLEKDIAENGVYYGVVTNAGVCADAAFPAMTDEFWDKVLNTNLNGFYNVVHPIVMPMCRKRKGRIITISSVSGVIGNRGQVNYSASKAGLIGATKALATELASRNITVNSVAPGVIETEMIKDAPLDMILPTIPMKRVGKPEEVAATVVFLLSEGAAYITRQVISVNGGLA; encoded by the coding sequence ATGGAAAATGAAAAGTCAGTCTTGATTACGGGAGCAAGTGGCGGAATAGGTCTTGCCATTGCTGAAGCTGTCGCGAAAGAAGGTTACACCGTTGTAGCTCATTATAATAGAAACTCCGCTTCGATAGATGAACTTGCCGAACGTATTCGCGCCAATGGTGGAAAAATCCGTACACTTCAATTCAATATTTGCGACCGTGAACAGTGCAAAGAAGTTCTTGAAAAAGACATTGCCGAAAATGGCGTGTACTATGGCGTTGTGACGAATGCAGGCGTCTGTGCCGATGCCGCATTCCCGGCTATGACCGATGAATTTTGGGACAAAGTCCTGAATACAAATTTGAACGGATTTTACAACGTCGTTCATCCGATTGTAATGCCGATGTGCCGTAAGCGCAAAGGCCGTATTATCACGATTTCTTCTGTTTCTGGTGTGATTGGAAATCGCGGCCAGGTCAACTACAGCGCTTCAAAGGCGGGCCTCATTGGCGCAACAAAAGCGCTTGCCACAGAACTTGCAAGCCGCAACATCACCGTGAATAGCGTGGCTCCTGGCGTCATCGAAACGGAAATGATCAAGGATGCTCCGCTCGACATGATTCTCCCGACCATTCCTATGAAACGTGTTGGCAAGCCCGAAGAAGTCGCGGCTACGGTTGTATTTTTGCTTTCTGAAGGGGCCGCGTACATTACACGCCAGGTCATCTCGGTTAATGGGGGCTTGGCGTGA
- a CDS encoding beta-ketoacyl-ACP synthase → MSRRVVVTGGSCITSMGMNLDDVFSQLKTLKNHIVRMDDWDKYAQINTRLAGPILYDLPEYPRKKIRGAGRVGVLAITSADKAMQMAGLVGEKELLKSGRVGVAYGSSMGSVRPLLDFVSMQNPPYDCSKVSATTYIQSMPQTTAVNVSLFFGLTGRLITTNTACTSGSLSIGYAYEAIKYGMQDVMIAGGAEELAATETAVFDSLFATSVKNDSPEITPAPYDRDRDGLVIGEGAGTLVLEEYEHAKARGAHIYAELVGFGHNTDGEHITQPKKETMQKSLEIALDDAQISPNAIGYVNAHGTATHYGDIAESWATFNAFKQRSVAISSLKSYIGHTLGACGGIEAWLGINMMNRGWFSPNLNLKNIDPECAPLDYITGDGREMDTEYVMSNNFAFGGINTSLIFKRV, encoded by the coding sequence GTGAGTCGTCGAGTTGTCGTTACTGGAGGCAGTTGCATAACATCTATGGGGATGAACCTCGATGATGTTTTTTCGCAACTCAAGACTTTGAAAAATCACATTGTCCGTATGGATGATTGGGACAAGTATGCACAAATAAACACGCGTCTGGCGGGCCCGATTCTCTATGATTTGCCGGAGTATCCTCGCAAAAAGATTCGTGGTGCGGGGCGCGTTGGCGTGCTTGCCATAACATCAGCCGACAAGGCGATGCAAATGGCAGGGCTTGTGGGCGAAAAAGAACTCCTTAAATCGGGACGTGTCGGAGTTGCTTACGGCTCTTCTATGGGTAGCGTGCGTCCGCTTCTCGATTTTGTATCCATGCAGAATCCGCCCTATGATTGCTCAAAAGTTTCGGCGACAACGTATATCCAGTCGATGCCGCAAACAACGGCAGTCAATGTGAGCTTGTTCTTTGGTTTGACCGGCCGACTCATTACGACAAATACCGCATGTACGAGCGGCAGCCTTTCGATTGGTTATGCTTACGAAGCGATTAAATATGGCATGCAAGATGTAATGATTGCAGGCGGTGCCGAAGAGTTGGCAGCAACAGAAACGGCAGTGTTTGACTCGCTTTTTGCAACGAGCGTCAAGAACGATTCTCCAGAAATTACGCCTGCTCCGTACGATCGCGACCGAGACGGCCTTGTTATCGGCGAGGGCGCGGGAACGCTTGTGCTCGAAGAATACGAGCATGCGAAGGCTCGCGGTGCGCATATTTATGCGGAACTTGTTGGCTTTGGGCACAATACGGATGGCGAACACATCACGCAGCCCAAGAAAGAGACCATGCAAAAATCTCTTGAAATTGCTCTTGATGATGCGCAAATTTCACCGAATGCCATTGGCTATGTGAATGCTCATGGAACGGCAACGCATTATGGCGATATCGCCGAAAGCTGGGCTACGTTCAATGCGTTCAAGCAACGTTCAGTCGCTATTTCAAGCCTTAAGAGCTATATCGGACATACGCTTGGTGCGTGTGGCGGAATTGAAGCATGGCTCGGCATCAACATGATGAATCGCGGTTGGTTCAGCCCCAACTTGAACTTGAAAAATATCGATCCGGAATGTGCACCGCTTGATTACATCACCGGTGACGGGCGTGAAATGGATACGGAGTATGTTATGTCGAACAACTTTGCGTTCGGCGGCATCAATACTTCGCTCATTTTCAAACGCGTTTAA
- a CDS encoding TIGR01212 family radical SAM protein (This family includes YhcC from E. coli K-12, an uncharacterized radical SAM protein.) — MHYKPYRDLLLELFPNYLKVRKLPLNGGMTCPNLDGTKGFSGCSYCNNRSFSPVFDEAKVSIQEQLEKFVPKLRDKYPNAGILAYLQPYTNTHAPLEHLKGIIDPIIKHKEIAGLAIGTRPDCLENEKIEYLAELNRKKPIIVEIGLQTANDLTLAGINRRHTLAEFEDAVKRCQAAGLTVTTHVIVGLPGEKMEDFKHTAQVVHDLHLAAVKIHPLHIVVGTVMAQDYANGEVKLLSFEEYCEAVAEMIKIIGKDIAIERFSGESPSELLIAPNWCGERDKIIATVEKLLSA; from the coding sequence ATGCATTACAAACCTTATCGCGATTTACTTTTGGAACTTTTCCCCAATTACCTCAAGGTGAGGAAACTCCCGCTCAACGGCGGCATGACTTGCCCAAACCTCGATGGAACCAAGGGATTTTCGGGCTGTAGCTACTGCAATAATCGCAGCTTTAGCCCTGTTTTTGACGAGGCAAAAGTTTCGATTCAAGAACAACTCGAAAAGTTTGTTCCAAAGCTCCGTGACAAGTACCCGAATGCAGGCATCCTCGCCTATTTGCAACCGTACACGAATACGCATGCGCCGCTGGAGCACTTGAAGGGCATTATCGACCCTATTATCAAGCACAAGGAAATTGCAGGCCTTGCCATTGGCACGCGCCCAGACTGCCTTGAAAACGAAAAGATTGAATACCTTGCGGAATTGAACCGCAAAAAGCCGATTATTGTTGAAATTGGGCTCCAAACAGCAAATGACTTGACGCTTGCAGGCATCAATCGCCGTCACACGCTTGCCGAATTTGAGGACGCTGTGAAGCGTTGCCAAGCGGCAGGCCTTACAGTAACGACGCATGTGATTGTTGGACTTCCCGGCGAAAAGATGGAAGATTTCAAGCATACGGCACAAGTCGTTCACGACTTACATCTTGCAGCTGTCAAGATTCATCCGCTCCACATTGTTGTGGGCACGGTCATGGCGCAGGATTACGCCAACGGCGAAGTCAAATTGCTTTCGTTCGAAGAATACTGCGAAGCCGTTGCCGAGATGATTAAGATCATCGGCAAGGATATTGCGATTGAACGATTCAGCGGAGAGAGCCCAAGCGAACTCTTAATTGCGCCCAATTGGTGCGGTGAACGCGACAAGATTATCGCAACCGTCGAAAAATTGCTTAGCGCATAA